The genomic segment CTCAACGGCGACACCGAGATCGCCTACTACCTCGTCGCCCAGGGTGCCGCGCCACCGGGTCCCGACCCGGTGCGCGAGCTGATCGCCGCGGTGTTCCGCGCCGACCGGTCCGGCCTGGACCGGATCCGCACCGCCCATCCCGACGTCGTCGATCAGGCCCGCCGCAGCCGCCCCGGACTCGTCGTGTGGGCGGCGACCCGGGCACCGACGGAGGCGGTCGTGATGCTGGTCGAGCTCGGCTTCGACGTGAACGCCTACGGGCGGGGTGACGCCCCGGTCGAGGAGGAGTGGGAGACCGCCCTGCACCACAGCGCGGTGAACGGGAACGTCGCCCTCACCCGCCGGCTGCTGGACCTGGGCGCCGACCCCAACCTCCGCGACCACCGCTTCGACGGAACCCCACTGGACTGGGCCAGACACTTCCACCAGTCATCGACCGCCGCCCTACTCGAACCCGTCACGGCACCTCAACCGGACACCGCCAATTAAGCAGGTGAAGGTCCAGAGGAAGTAGAGGCCGGGGGCGGTGGGGCCGTACTGGCGGTACCCGCAGGCTCAGGGGGCGGGGGAGGTCAGGATCTCGTAGAGGTCGGGGCGGCAGTCCAGGGCGGCCCGGCGCATGGCGGCCACCCGGGTCACCTGCACGTCCGCCGGGAGGGCGTAGAGCGTGGCGAGCGCCTGGTCGGCCAGCTCGCGGTGGGTGTCCCAGACGTGGTCCGGGGCGGCGCGTTCGCCGCGCAGCCAGAGCCCGGCGGCGATCCGGGCGCCGTCGATGCGGTTCCAGGTCTCGACGTCGTCGAGGGCTGCACCGCAGCTCCACGTCCCGGCGCCCTCCAACAGGTAGTCGCGCAGCGAGTCCAGGATCGGAATGATCGTCCCGTCGCCGACGACTGTCAGTTCGAAGTGGACGGTGTCCGGCCGCTGCGCGATCGGCTCGCCGTACACGCCGGTCTCCTGGACCACGGCCGTCGGCGGGTCCGGCAGCCGGGCGGCGAGGACGGCCAGCGCCTCCCGGGCCGGCCCCACGATCTGCGGCAGGAACGACTCGTGCACCCGGTTGACGCAGACCCGGGGTGCACCGTCCGCGCAGACCAGCTCGGTGGCCCGCGCGTCGGGGCGGACGGCCTCGCCGGTCGGCGGGAGCACCAGCAGGGCCACCGCCAGACCGACGACCGCCGGTAGGGCGGCGAGCAGCCGGGCCCGGCGGGTGTCGGCGGCGAACAGCGCCCACCCGGTCCCCGCCAACGCGGCGAACCAGACCAGCACCCCCGCCACCGCTGCGCCGTCCACCACGGAATAGCCGTCGGCGTGGCCGAGCCGACCCGGCGCGAGCAGCAGCGCCGACGGGCCGCCCTCCTCCCACAGCAGGTACGGCCCGGCGACCGCCACGATTGCCAGCACCGCCAGCAGTGCGGGGATCAGCCGGGACGGCAGCAGCCGGCCGATGCCCAGACCGAGCAGCCCGGCGGCGGCGACGCCGACCGCGCCGGCCAGCACCGGCCAGTGCCACCCCGGCGGCTGGTAGCTGGCGGCCAGCACCGCCCGGCCGAGCCCGTCGGCCAGGCCGGCCAGGTAGCCGCCGGCCAGACACCCGGCGACAAGCGCCGCCCGGGGCGCCACCCGGCTGAGCCCGGAGCGCGGAGTGGTGGCCACCAGCTCGGTGACCCCCGATGCCTTGTCGCGGCGGCCCTGCCAGGCCCCGGCCGCCAGCGCCAGCGGCCAGAGCAGCTCCAGGCCGATGTGGTGCGCCAACACCGTGGCCATCCAGAGACCGTCCCAGCGTTCCGGATCGCCGGTGAGCATCGCCGCGGCCCCGGCGAAGCCGAGACCCACCCAGACCGCCGCCGAGCGGCGCAACTCGACGAGGAGCAGCCGGCCCGTCATCCCTGACCGCCCACCGCGCGGTGGCGGCGCAGCAGCACCGCGTACCCGCGTTCCACGTCGTTGCCGCCCGGGTGCAGGTCCGGGTCGGCGTCGCCGGCGGCGGCCGTCAGCTCCGCCACCGTGCCCTGGAACGCCAGCCGGCCCCCGTCGAGCAGCGCCACGTCCGTGCAGGCGCCGGCGACGTCGTCGGCCAGGTGGGTGGCGAGCACCACGCAGGTGTCGGAGCCGAGGTCGCGCAGCAGCGCCAGGGCGCGGGCCCGCTGCTCCAGGTCGAGGCCGACGGTGGGTTCGTCGAGCAGCAGCACCCGGGGCTCGCTGACGATGGCCTGGGCGATGCCGACCCTACGCAGCATCCCGCCGGAGAGCGACCGCAGCCGGCTGCCGGCCCGGGCGGCCAGGTCGACCCGGTCGATGGCCCGCTGCGCCGCGTCCGGAATGTCACCCGCCGGCACCTCTCGCAGCCAGGCGACGTACTCGACGAACTCCCGCAGGGTGTACCAGCGGTAGTAGCCGAAGTCCTGCGGCAGGTAGCCCAGACCCAGCCGGACCGCCCGCAGGTCCCCGCCGCCGCCGGCGTGCACCGCCTCGCCGAGGATCTCCAACTCCCCGCCGGTCGGCCGGACCAGCGTCGCGAGCGCCCGCAGCAGGGTCGTCTTGCCGGCACCGTTCGGACCGAGCAACCCGTGTACGCCGTCGCCGAGCGCCAGGTCGAGGCCGTCGACGGCGGTCCGCAGCCCGGCCCGCAGCCGCAGCCGCCGGGCCTGGATGGGGAAGGCGTACGTCGTCGGCGCGGTTTCCGCCGCGCTGACCGTCCGGATCATCTGGTTCCTTTCACCGGGTCTCATCGCAGGCCGCCGGCCCGTCGGAAGGTGTCCCGCCACCACACGACGGCGCCGCCGGCGAGCACCGCGCAGACCGCCCAGGCCGGGGTCCCGGCCGGGTCCAACACCACCGGGGTACGCGACCAGAGCAGGCTCGGCGCCACCACGGCGGCCACCCAACCGGTGGTCAGCACGGTCGCCGCCCGGCCGATCCCGACGTGGGCGCCGAGCGCGAGGGTGCCGGCCACGAACGCCAGGCTGGGCAGCAGCCAGGCCGCCGGTGCCGTGCCGACGATCGCGCCGGCCACCGCCAACGGCGGCAGGACCAGCAACAGAACGGCGAGGGTACGCCGCAGCACCAGCCCCAACCCGGCCCGCGCGGCGCTGGCCACCAGCGCGTGGGTCGGGTCGAGCCGACCGCTCCAGGACGCAGCGACCCCGAGTACGGGGACCACCGGCGCGACCAGCAGCAGCAGCGACGGCCGGGTCGGTCCGGACCCGCCGGCGGCCAGGTCCATCAGCATCGCGGCGAGCGGGACGAGCACGGTCATCGCCAGCCACGGCAGCGAGGTGGGGGCGGCCCATCGGGCCAGCAGCGGCCAGCGGCGCCGCCGCGCCGGCGGCTCGGCGGCCACCACCGGCGCCACCCGGGCCCAGACCTGGTCGACCAGGGCCGCCACCTCGGCGGTGTCGGCGGCCAGCCGGCCACGGCATTTGGCGCAGCCCTCCAGATGGGTCTCCACCGCCCAGAGCGCGTCGGCCGGCAGGTCGAGGCCTTCCGCGTACCGGTCGAGCACCGCCGGGGCGGGGTGGATGGTCGGGGTCGTCATGACAACACCTCGCGCAGCAGCAGCCGGGCCCGGCGGGCCCGGGTCTTGACGGTGCCCTCGGCGACGCCGAGCAGCACCGAGGTCTGCCGCACCGACAGTCCGTCCAGGACCATCGCCTGCACCACGGCGCGCAGCTCCGGGGCGAGATCGCGGACCGCGCCGGCGACCGGGTCGTCGAGCAGTTGGTCGACCACCTCGTCCTCGGCGGCCGGCACGGTCGGCTCGGACCCGGGTCGGGCGCCGGCCGGCAGCGCGGAAAGGGCGGGCGCCTGCCGGGCGCGGGTGCGGAACCGGTCCACCAGGCGCCGGGCGGCGATGGTCCAGAGCCAGCCGGCGGCACTGCCCCCTCCGGCGGTACCGACGTACGACCCGGCCGCCCGCCACACCGCGAGATATGCGTCCTGCATCACCTCGGCCACCAGCTCCCGGTCGGCGCAGCGGCGGCGCAACCGCATCGCCAGCCACGGCGCGGTCCGGCGGTAGAAGGCGTCGAACGCGGCCTGGTCACCGCGGGCGACCCGGCGCAGTAACGCCTCATCGTCCGGCTCCGCCACGCCACCATCCTCGTCAGCAGTCACGTCCTGCTAGACGGCAGGCGTACCGGATCGGTTCTTCCGAGAGTGTGAGGTGGGTCTCAACGCGACCGCGCGGGGTGCCCGGTCGGGCACCCCGCGCGGGTCGGGGAGGGCGTCAGACGCCGGAGGTGGACCGGATCCAGCTCCGGCTGGACGCGACCGAGGCGTAGTTCTGGTACGTCGAGCCGTTGCCGGTGGAGCAGACGCCGACCTGCTGTCCGTTGTAGAACTGCGGACCGCCCGAGTCGCCCCGCCAGGCGACCCCGTTCACGCCGGTGCTCTGGATCGCCGGCCCGCCGTACGCATCCGACGAACCCGTCGTGGTCACCCGGACCGAGGCGGTCTTGAGCTGCGGCGACGCGTCGCAGTTGCTACAGGTGCGGCCCCAGCCGAAGATGGTGTTCGTCGAGTTCACCGGCGGGTTCGCGCTGGCCAGCGTCACGTACGTGGTGGAGACCGCCGAGCTCAGGTAGAGCAGGCCGAGGTCGTAGCGGCTGTAGGTGGCGCTGACCGTCCTGGTGACACCGCCGGAGGAGCGGTAGACGCTGCCGACCCGCACCGACATGGTGCCGCCGATGCAGTGCCGGGCGGTCAGTACCCAGCGCGACGCGATGATCGAGCCGGAGCAGGCGAACGAGCCGTTCTGGAACACGGCCGCCGCCCACGGGGCGGAGGAGACCGTGCTGCCGCCGATGATCTGCTGCGGCTCCGAGGGCGCGGCGGCGGCGGTGGACGGGGCGACGAACGCGCCGACGAGGGCGGTCGCGACGGTGGCCAGGGTGAGACGAATGCGCAAGGAGGGCTCCTTACCGAGGGGGTGTACCCGGGATCCCCGGGCCGGTCGGGCCTGACACCGGTGGTGCCGGTGAGGCCAGAGGGTAGGGAGCCGACGTTTCAGCGACAAGAATAAATAGCGAGAATTTCGGATGGCGGGGGACAAATACCAGCCGAATGTCAATGGTATGAGCGCGGCATTATGTATTGTCCGGCATCGAAGGCTCATCCGGCTCTCGCCGACGGCGGCGACGCCGGAGCCGGTGCAGGGCGGCGTGCCAGGTCGGCGACTCGTCGGCATCGTCGAAGGCGCGGGCGATCACCACGTCGGTCGACGAGTGCAGCAGGATCGAGAACACGATCGTCAACGCGACCAGATGGAACACCTCGTCGCCCGCGGCGATGCCGGACTCCAGCACCAGCAGGCCGTAGACCACCGACGCGAAGCCCTTCGGGCCGAACCACATCGCCGCGACCTGCTCCCGGGCGCCGAGGCCGGAGCGCAGGAACGCGATCGCGAGCGCCGCCGGCCGGGCCACGAAGATGGCCAGGACCGCGAACACCCAGCCCGGCCAGGAGATCTCGCCGAGGAACTCGACCGAGATCAGGGCACCGAAGACCAGCAGCGCGCCGAGCTTGAGCAGTTCCGCGATGCTCTCCCCGAAGTGCTCGAACGCGGCCCGCTGTTTCGGACCGAAGGTGGCCACGGTGATGCCGGCGGCGAAGGCGGCCAGGAAGAGGTTGCCGTGGGTGGCCTGGCCCAGCGCCAGCACGAGCAGCCCGATGGCGACGCCGTTGAGCGGCGCGTACAGCGCGGAGGCGGCGAACCAGCGGGTCCGCTCCAGCGCGATGGCCAGGGCCGGCACCGTCACCCCGATGGCCAGGCCGACGGCGAGTTCGGTGGCGAGCTCACCGATGTGCAGGTCGTCGGAGCCGGCCGCCACCGAGAGAAACACGATCACGAACGGCAGGGCTAGCCCGTCGTTGACGCCGG from the Solwaraspora sp. WMMD1047 genome contains:
- a CDS encoding zf-HC2 domain-containing protein, translating into MTTPTIHPAPAVLDRYAEGLDLPADALWAVETHLEGCAKCRGRLAADTAEVAALVDQVWARVAPVVAAEPPARRRRWPLLARWAAPTSLPWLAMTVLVPLAAMLMDLAAGGSGPTRPSLLLLVAPVVPVLGVAASWSGRLDPTHALVASAARAGLGLVLRRTLAVLLLVLPPLAVAGAIVGTAPAAWLLPSLAFVAGTLALGAHVGIGRAATVLTTGWVAAVVAPSLLWSRTPVVLDPAGTPAWAVCAVLAGGAVVWWRDTFRRAGGLR
- a CDS encoding trypsin-like serine protease; this encodes MRIRLTLATVATALVGAFVAPSTAAAAPSEPQQIIGGSTVSSAPWAAAVFQNGSFACSGSIIASRWVLTARHCIGGTMSVRVGSVYRSSGGVTRTVSATYSRYDLGLLYLSSAVSTTYVTLASANPPVNSTNTIFGWGRTCSNCDASPQLKTASVRVTTTGSSDAYGGPAIQSTGVNGVAWRGDSGGPQFYNGQQVGVCSTGNGSTYQNYASVASSRSWIRSTSGV
- a CDS encoding RNA polymerase sigma factor: MAEPDDEALLRRVARGDQAAFDAFYRRTAPWLAMRLRRRCADRELVAEVMQDAYLAVWRAAGSYVGTAGGGSAAGWLWTIAARRLVDRFRTRARQAPALSALPAGARPGSEPTVPAAEDEVVDQLLDDPVAGAVRDLAPELRAVVQAMVLDGLSVRQTSVLLGVAEGTVKTRARRARLLLREVLS
- a CDS encoding ATP-binding cassette domain-containing protein, encoding MIRTVSAAETAPTTYAFPIQARRLRLRAGLRTAVDGLDLALGDGVHGLLGPNGAGKTTLLRALATLVRPTGGELEILGEAVHAGGGGDLRAVRLGLGYLPQDFGYYRWYTLREFVEYVAWLREVPAGDIPDAAQRAIDRVDLAARAGSRLRSLSGGMLRRVGIAQAIVSEPRVLLLDEPTVGLDLEQRARALALLRDLGSDTCVVLATHLADDVAGACTDVALLDGGRLAFQGTVAELTAAAGDADPDLHPGGNDVERGYAVLLRRHRAVGGQG
- a CDS encoding cation:proton antiporter, whose amino-acid sequence is MLLLSFAVVLLLAVLLSALAHRTILSTAALFLLAGFVLGEETTGVLKLHADSPIVATLAELALFAVLFTDGMRVGWADLRAAWRLPGRALGWGLPLTLLITAGLAHYVAGLDWPEALLIGAVLAPTDPVFAAALVGNDKVPPRLRHLLNVESGVNDGLALPFVIVFLSVAAGSDDLHIGELATELAVGLAIGVTVPALAIALERTRWFAASALYAPLNGVAIGLLVLALGQATHGNLFLAAFAAGITVATFGPKQRAAFEHFGESIAELLKLGALLVFGALISVEFLGEISWPGWVFAVLAIFVARPAALAIAFLRSGLGAREQVAAMWFGPKGFASVVYGLLVLESGIAAGDEVFHLVALTIVFSILLHSSTDVVIARAFDDADESPTWHAALHRLRRRRRRREPDEPSMPDNT